In Bacteroidota bacterium, a genomic segment contains:
- a CDS encoding transposase, translated as PENSSRRTQFIKRLVDFGANKSVNISLVYYPPYHSKYNPVERVWGVLEKHWNGQILDSVEKVLGLCRTMSWNGNSPVVKLIAGIYEKGITLTKKAMDKLETFLDRIPGIEKWALDISCYEEY; from the coding sequence CCTGAAAACAGCAGTCGCAGGACTCAGTTTATAAAACGATTAGTTGATTTTGGGGCCAACAAATCTGTAAATATTAGCCTGGTTTACTATCCGCCATATCACAGTAAATACAATCCAGTAGAGAGAGTTTGGGGTGTTTTAGAAAAACATTGGAATGGGCAAATTCTTGACAGCGTTGAGAAGGTCCTTGGATTATGTAGGACGATGAGTTGGAATGGTAATTCGCCTGTCGTAAAATTGATTGCTGGTATTTATGAAAAGGGCATTACCTTGACTAAAAAAGCCATGGACAAACTGGAAACCTTTTTGGACCGAATACCTGGTATTGAAAAATGGGCTCTTGATATTTCCTGTTATGAAGAATATTAA